The following are encoded in a window of Mycobacteroides chelonae CCUG 47445 genomic DNA:
- the thrC gene encoding threonine synthase, protein MTVHTPWPGLIAAYRDRLPIGENWQPVTLREGGTPLLPAKRLSELTGCTVHLKVEGLNPTGSFKDRGMTMAVTDALARGQRAVLCASTGNTSASAAAYAAKAGITCAVLIPQGKIAMGKLAQAVIHGARIIQVDGNFDDCLELARKTTADYPTIALVNSVNPVRIEGQKTAAFEIMDALGTAPDIHALPVGNAGNITAYWRGYNEYHRDGLSDRLPKMLGAQAAGAAPLVNGAPVANPETIATAIRIGSPASWSGAVAAQQESGGKFLAVTDDEILSAYRLVASSEGVFVEPASAASIAGLLKSVADGWVPKGSTVVCTVTGNGLKDPDNALNGMPEVTPIPVQASAVAEALELA, encoded by the coding sequence GTGACCGTTCATACCCCTTGGCCCGGCCTCATCGCGGCATACCGGGACCGCCTCCCGATCGGGGAGAACTGGCAGCCCGTGACGCTGCGTGAGGGTGGCACTCCGCTGCTTCCCGCGAAGCGGCTGTCCGAGCTCACCGGTTGCACCGTGCACCTGAAGGTCGAAGGCCTCAACCCCACCGGATCGTTCAAGGACCGCGGGATGACCATGGCGGTGACCGACGCGCTGGCCCGTGGCCAGCGTGCGGTGCTGTGCGCCTCGACCGGGAACACCTCGGCCTCCGCCGCCGCCTACGCCGCCAAGGCGGGTATCACGTGTGCGGTGCTGATCCCGCAGGGCAAGATCGCGATGGGCAAGCTGGCCCAAGCCGTAATCCACGGTGCGCGGATCATCCAGGTGGACGGCAACTTTGACGACTGTCTGGAGCTGGCGCGCAAGACCACCGCGGACTATCCGACCATCGCCCTGGTGAACTCCGTGAACCCGGTGCGCATCGAGGGACAGAAGACTGCGGCCTTCGAGATCATGGATGCCCTCGGCACCGCCCCCGATATTCACGCGCTGCCGGTCGGCAATGCGGGAAACATCACCGCCTACTGGCGCGGTTACAACGAGTACCACCGTGACGGTCTGTCGGACCGCCTGCCCAAGATGCTGGGTGCGCAGGCTGCGGGTGCGGCGCCGTTGGTCAACGGGGCGCCGGTTGCCAATCCGGAGACGATCGCCACTGCCATCCGGATCGGATCGCCGGCGTCGTGGTCGGGGGCTGTTGCCGCACAACAGGAATCCGGCGGTAAGTTCCTGGCCGTCACCGATGACGAGATTCTCAGCGCCTACCGGCTGGTCGCCTCCAGCGAGGGCGTTTTTGTAGAGCCCGCATCGGCGGCAAGCATTGCCGGTCTGCTGAAATCGGTTGCCGACGGCTGGGTTCCGAAGGGTTCCACCGTGGTCTGCACCGTGACCGGGAACGGCCTGAAGGATCCCGATAACGCCCTGAACGGCATGCCCGAGGTGACTCCCATTCCGGTGCAGGCGAGCGCGGTCGCCGAGGCGCTGGAACTCGCGTGA
- a CDS encoding cytochrome P450, translated as MEGDVTEASTIDREADTPEPTAPPLVALPKLAQGIAFVASRRWTTSRLAKKYGKVYTINIPKFGYTVVVADPDLTRQVFTTSTEILGNIQPNLSQQLGPGSVFALERNEHRHRRKLLAPKFHGKAMIQYEQIIEEETLRECASWPEGQQFQTMEPMMRITLNAILRAVFGADGAELNVLRELIPPWVVLASLTTRVPQPKRVYGRFSPWGRLKAYRARYDEVIALLIDKALAAPDFEDRTDILALLLRSTYDDGTTMSRSDVSDELLTLLAAGHETTATTLAWAFERITRHPQVLSRLAEEAQTENNEYRQATILEVQRSRPVIDFAGRHVLAPYVDIGPYRIPQGHSLVVSINLMHDDPAAFPNPERFDPERFTDAKPGNSWVPYGGGTRRCVGAAFANMEMDIVLRTVLRHFTIETTTEPNEKWHSRGVASCPKNNGLMTVRRR; from the coding sequence GTGGAGGGTGACGTGACCGAAGCCTCAACCATCGACCGAGAAGCCGATACGCCCGAGCCGACCGCTCCCCCGCTCGTTGCACTTCCCAAGCTGGCCCAGGGCATCGCCTTCGTAGCCTCCCGGCGATGGACCACCAGCAGACTGGCCAAGAAGTACGGCAAGGTCTACACGATCAACATCCCCAAATTCGGATACACGGTCGTGGTGGCGGACCCGGATCTCACCCGGCAGGTGTTCACCACCAGCACCGAGATTCTGGGCAACATCCAGCCCAATCTGAGCCAGCAGCTCGGACCCGGGTCGGTCTTCGCCTTGGAGCGCAACGAACACCGGCATCGCCGCAAGCTGCTCGCACCAAAGTTCCACGGCAAGGCCATGATTCAGTACGAGCAGATCATCGAGGAAGAGACGCTGCGCGAATGCGCGTCATGGCCCGAGGGGCAGCAGTTCCAGACCATGGAACCGATGATGCGGATAACCCTCAACGCCATCTTGCGCGCGGTCTTCGGCGCCGACGGAGCCGAGCTGAACGTGCTACGCGAGCTGATTCCACCGTGGGTGGTACTGGCGTCTCTGACCACTCGGGTACCGCAGCCGAAACGAGTCTATGGGCGGTTCAGTCCGTGGGGCCGATTGAAGGCCTACCGTGCGCGTTATGACGAGGTGATCGCACTTCTCATCGACAAGGCTCTCGCCGCACCAGATTTCGAGGACCGCACCGACATCCTCGCCCTGCTGTTGCGGTCCACCTACGACGACGGCACCACCATGTCGCGCAGCGATGTCTCCGACGAGCTACTCACTCTGCTGGCAGCCGGTCACGAGACCACCGCCACCACTCTGGCGTGGGCCTTCGAACGGATCACCCGTCACCCACAGGTGCTGTCGCGCCTGGCCGAGGAGGCACAGACCGAGAACAACGAATACCGCCAGGCGACAATCCTTGAGGTACAACGCAGTCGGCCGGTCATCGATTTCGCGGGGCGTCACGTGCTGGCGCCCTACGTCGATATCGGGCCCTACCGAATCCCCCAGGGCCACTCCCTGGTGGTGAGCATCAATTTGATGCATGACGACCCGGCCGCTTTCCCCAACCCCGAGCGTTTCGACCCGGAACGCTTCACCGACGCCAAACCCGGCAACTCGTGGGTTCCCTATGGCGGCGGGACCCGGCGCTGCGTCGGCGCGGCCTTCGCCAACATGGAGATGGACATCGTCCTGCGGACCGTGTTGCGGCACTTCACCATTGAAACCACAACGGAGCCCAACGAAAAGTGGCACTCACGCGGGGTCGCCTCGTGCCCGAAGAACAACGGGCTCATGACGGTGCGTCGCCGCTGA
- a CDS encoding cytochrome P450 has protein sequence MSAPALQPEPLSAPVATAARECPVNHDLYPGGPTFLRWHNTKVGYLKSWRLALGAVWSTYRHTISEYLANLPGQDDVIVARAPMRKTVIVRNPELARHVLVANQDNYIKSAEYDLLAVGFGRGLVTDLNEGLWNRNRRLVQPIFAKRQVDLFAPQMAEASARTLARWDELYSQGKAVDVTAEMNYLTMDIVAQTMFGIDLSGDMAERMRINFARLLKLFGVGYIVGAAPPLRWFVDKLATHGPDELASHTPRLAIRALRIGASVAAPRTMKGLRWVERTIDQLIADHHSGRITRQDNLLALLMAAEDPETGARYTDLEIRDELMTFLGAGFETTAAALAWTWYLLSRNPDARAKLGEEVDRVLGGRLPTAADVDNLPWTAAVLNEAMRVYPPILGLARAAKADDVLGDYPIPAGTTVTVLIDSIHHNERVWENARTFDPARFLKENLQPEQRKAHMPFGAGKRMCIASGFANLEAIIGIASLAQKYELEMVPGQKPRREVTFTGGPEGEILMQLRKRHP, from the coding sequence GTGTCGGCTCCAGCGTTGCAGCCAGAACCCCTTTCCGCGCCGGTCGCCACGGCGGCCCGTGAATGTCCGGTCAACCACGACCTCTATCCGGGCGGGCCGACCTTCCTCCGGTGGCATAACACCAAGGTCGGCTATCTGAAGTCGTGGCGTCTCGCACTCGGGGCGGTCTGGTCCACCTACCGACACACCATCTCCGAGTACCTCGCCAACCTGCCCGGGCAGGACGACGTCATCGTTGCGCGGGCGCCCATGCGTAAGACGGTGATTGTCCGCAATCCGGAACTGGCCCGTCATGTGCTGGTGGCTAATCAGGACAATTACATCAAGAGTGCCGAATACGATCTCCTGGCAGTCGGTTTCGGCCGCGGGCTGGTGACCGATCTCAACGAGGGACTCTGGAACCGAAATCGTCGGCTGGTGCAGCCGATCTTCGCCAAGCGCCAGGTCGACCTGTTCGCTCCACAGATGGCGGAGGCCAGCGCGCGCACCCTCGCTCGATGGGACGAGCTGTATTCCCAGGGGAAGGCGGTCGATGTCACCGCCGAGATGAACTACCTGACCATGGATATCGTCGCGCAAACGATGTTCGGTATCGATCTGTCCGGCGACATGGCCGAGAGGATGCGGATCAACTTCGCACGCCTGCTGAAGCTCTTCGGCGTGGGCTACATCGTGGGGGCGGCCCCACCGCTGCGCTGGTTCGTGGACAAGCTTGCCACCCACGGCCCTGACGAGTTGGCTTCACACACCCCGCGGTTGGCCATACGCGCGTTGCGTATCGGCGCGTCGGTGGCCGCTCCGCGGACCATGAAGGGTCTGCGCTGGGTTGAGCGCACCATCGATCAGCTCATCGCCGATCATCACTCCGGCCGGATCACCAGGCAGGACAACTTGTTGGCGCTGTTGATGGCCGCCGAAGATCCCGAAACGGGTGCCAGGTACACGGATCTGGAAATCCGCGATGAACTGATGACCTTCCTCGGTGCGGGCTTTGAGACCACCGCTGCCGCGCTCGCGTGGACCTGGTATCTGTTGTCCCGCAATCCCGATGCGCGCGCGAAACTCGGCGAAGAGGTCGATCGGGTGCTCGGTGGACGGTTACCCACCGCTGCGGATGTCGACAATCTGCCATGGACCGCCGCGGTACTGAATGAGGCGATGCGGGTGTACCCGCCGATTTTGGGATTGGCGCGTGCCGCGAAGGCCGATGATGTGCTGGGTGATTACCCGATTCCGGCCGGTACCACCGTCACCGTGTTGATCGACAGCATCCACCACAACGAGCGAGTGTGGGAGAACGCCAGGACCTTCGATCCCGCACGGTTCCTCAAGGAGAACCTGCAGCCCGAACAGCGCAAGGCGCACATGCCGTTTGGAGCGGGCAAGCGCATGTGTATCGCCTCAGGCTTCGCGAACCTGGAAGCCATCATCGGTATCGCGTCGCTGGCCCAGAAATACGAGCTGGAAATGGTGCCGGGTCAGAAGCCGCGCCGCGAAGTGACCTTCACCGGAGGACCCGAGGGCGAGATCCTCATGCAGCTGCGTAAACGGCATCCCTGA
- a CDS encoding MFS transporter: MTAVVDSRVQPESPVSPRIRRGAILALAIGGFGIGTTEFVAMGLLPNIAHGFHVTEPEAGHVISAYALGVVVGAPIIAALTARASRRTLLIALMIAFTIGNAATVFAPGYAALIASRFVAGLPHGAYFGVAALVAAHLAGPGERAKAVGQTMLGLSVANVVGVPVATWLGNTVGWRSAFAVVAVIGVVTVAALLRFLPGLTDMKITNPLTELSALRRAQVWFTLLIGIVGFGGMFAFYTYISTTLTSVSGLSRALVPLALALYGIGMVTGNVLGGWMADRSVVRAIAIGLVLVAVMLVIFAAVSRNPWAALVLVFAVGVAGTSLVPALQTRLMDVADDAQTLAAALNHSALNIANAGGAWLGGLVITAGYGYRAPSLVGAALAVAGLLVLALSLLYARRRPLTPSVA; this comes from the coding sequence ATGACTGCCGTTGTCGATTCACGCGTGCAGCCCGAGTCGCCGGTGTCACCACGCATTCGCCGAGGCGCGATTCTGGCACTTGCCATAGGTGGATTCGGGATCGGGACAACCGAATTCGTGGCGATGGGACTGCTGCCCAACATCGCGCACGGCTTCCACGTCACCGAGCCTGAGGCCGGGCACGTCATCAGCGCCTATGCGCTGGGTGTGGTCGTGGGTGCACCGATCATCGCGGCACTCACCGCCCGGGCCTCGCGTCGGACCCTGCTCATCGCGCTCATGATCGCGTTCACGATCGGCAATGCGGCCACCGTCTTCGCGCCGGGGTACGCCGCGCTGATCGCGTCCAGGTTCGTCGCCGGGCTGCCGCACGGTGCGTACTTCGGCGTCGCGGCGCTGGTGGCGGCACACCTTGCCGGCCCAGGGGAACGCGCCAAGGCCGTGGGGCAGACCATGCTGGGTTTGTCGGTGGCCAATGTCGTGGGTGTTCCGGTGGCCACCTGGCTCGGCAACACGGTGGGCTGGCGTTCGGCCTTTGCCGTCGTCGCGGTCATCGGCGTGGTCACGGTCGCGGCGTTGTTGCGGTTCTTGCCAGGGCTGACGGATATGAAGATCACGAATCCGCTGACGGAGCTCAGCGCGCTGCGTCGCGCTCAGGTGTGGTTCACCCTGCTCATCGGCATCGTGGGCTTCGGCGGCATGTTCGCCTTCTACACCTACATCAGCACCACACTCACCAGCGTCTCCGGACTATCGAGGGCCCTCGTCCCGCTGGCATTGGCGCTCTACGGCATCGGCATGGTCACCGGAAACGTGCTGGGTGGCTGGATGGCGGACCGCAGTGTGGTCAGGGCCATCGCCATTGGTCTGGTGCTGGTGGCCGTGATGCTGGTGATTTTCGCGGCGGTATCCCGAAATCCTTGGGCCGCACTGGTGCTGGTGTTCGCCGTGGGAGTCGCCGGAACGTCACTGGTGCCCGCTCTGCAGACCCGATTGATGGATGTGGCAGATGACGCGCAGACGTTGGCCGCCGCGCTGAATCACTCGGCGCTCAATATCGCCAATGCCGGCGGCGCCTGGCTCGGGGGCCTGGTCATCACCGCTGGGTATGGCTACCGCGCCCCTTCTCTGGTCGGCGCGGCGCTGGCGGTCGCGGGGCTCCTAGTACTCGCGTTATCGCTGTTGTACGCGCGGCGCCGCCCACTCACGCCGTCAGTGGCCTGA
- the lysA gene encoding diaminopimelate decarboxylase, with product MSAHPAGPRHAEGEQHTAMSSAPPVNPTELAPNVWPRNASRGANGEVTLAGLTVSELAEEYGTPLFVIDEDDFRSRCRDMAAAFGGAARVHYASKAFLCTEIARWIKDEGLGLDVCSAGELAIALRAEFPPARIALHGNNKSEAELAQAVQVGVGHIVVDSMIEIERLDAIAGSAGVVQDVLVRVTVGVEAHTHEFISTAHEDQKFGLSLAGGQALEAVRRVFATDNLRLVGLHSHIGSQIFDVDGFEVAAHRVIGLLREVVAEFGTEKTAQLNIIDLGGGLGISYVPSDDPPPIEDLAAKLGVIVRTESALAGLPEPRLVIEPGRAIAGPGTVTLYRVGTTKDVILSNGQRRYVSVDGGMSDNIRTSLYQAEYHPQLVSRDSDVAPVLSRVVGKHCESGDIVVRDAWLPEDVAPGDLVAVAATGAYCYSMSSRYNLLTRPAVIAVKDGKARLILRRETVEDLVSLEVSE from the coding sequence GTGAGCGCACACCCGGCAGGCCCCCGCCACGCAGAAGGGGAACAGCACACCGCCATGAGCAGCGCACCTCCGGTCAACCCGACCGAATTGGCACCGAACGTATGGCCCCGCAATGCGTCTCGCGGCGCCAACGGCGAGGTGACCCTCGCGGGTCTCACCGTCTCCGAGCTCGCCGAGGAGTACGGCACGCCGCTTTTTGTCATCGACGAGGACGATTTCCGATCGCGCTGCCGCGACATGGCCGCGGCGTTCGGCGGCGCTGCGCGCGTGCACTACGCCTCGAAGGCGTTCCTGTGCACCGAGATCGCGCGGTGGATCAAGGATGAGGGGCTGGGCCTGGACGTCTGCTCAGCGGGCGAGCTGGCCATCGCGCTGCGCGCCGAGTTCCCTCCGGCGCGAATCGCGTTGCACGGTAATAACAAATCCGAGGCGGAGCTCGCCCAGGCGGTGCAGGTGGGCGTCGGACACATCGTCGTCGATTCGATGATCGAGATCGAGAGACTGGACGCGATCGCGGGCAGCGCCGGTGTGGTGCAAGACGTTCTGGTGCGTGTCACCGTCGGTGTCGAGGCGCACACCCATGAGTTCATCTCCACCGCGCATGAGGACCAGAAGTTCGGGTTGTCCCTGGCCGGTGGGCAGGCACTGGAGGCCGTGCGACGTGTCTTCGCCACCGACAACCTGCGACTCGTGGGACTGCACAGCCACATCGGTTCGCAGATCTTCGATGTCGACGGGTTTGAGGTCGCCGCGCACCGGGTGATCGGGCTGCTGCGTGAGGTGGTCGCCGAGTTCGGTACCGAGAAGACCGCGCAGCTCAACATCATCGACCTCGGCGGCGGCCTCGGCATCAGTTATGTGCCGTCCGACGATCCGCCCCCCATCGAGGATCTGGCGGCCAAGCTCGGCGTGATCGTGCGCACCGAGTCGGCACTGGCGGGCCTGCCCGAGCCGCGTTTGGTGATCGAGCCCGGCCGGGCCATCGCCGGTCCCGGCACCGTGACGCTGTACCGCGTGGGCACCACCAAGGACGTGATCCTGTCCAACGGGCAGCGGCGGTACGTGAGCGTCGACGGCGGGATGAGCGACAACATCCGCACCTCGCTGTATCAGGCCGAGTACCACCCGCAGCTGGTTTCCCGCGATAGTGACGTCGCGCCGGTGCTGTCCCGGGTGGTGGGAAAGCACTGCGAAAGCGGCGATATCGTGGTCAGGGACGCGTGGTTGCCCGAGGACGTGGCTCCCGGCGACCTGGTGGCGGTCGCCGCGACCGGTGCGTACTGCTACTCGATGTCCAGCCGGTACAACCTGCTGACCCGTCCGGCGGTTATCGCCGTCAAGGACGGCAAGGCGCGACTGATCCTGCGGCGTGAGACCGTCGAGGATTTGGTGAGTTTGGAGGTAAGTGAATGA
- a CDS encoding YdcF family protein, whose protein sequence is MEGALITRWATIWVVGAVLALCTPGAASAEPMAAGKDFSKPAVVILGYGLKPDGSMRDKLYQRVATGRAIANMFPNSFIIVTGGNPQNGVSEAEQMRNMLVGLGYPSDRIVVEPRANSTVQNAQFSVPLAKQAGASGIILVTNSTHQQRADRNFTDAGGNVLATASFPDGDAPTNIGQFMRDIISPFR, encoded by the coding sequence TTGGAGGGCGCATTGATCACTCGATGGGCGACCATCTGGGTCGTCGGTGCCGTTCTCGCGCTGTGCACTCCCGGGGCCGCGAGCGCCGAGCCCATGGCGGCGGGTAAGGACTTCTCGAAGCCCGCGGTCGTCATCCTTGGGTACGGCCTCAAGCCCGATGGCTCGATGCGGGACAAGCTGTATCAGCGGGTAGCGACGGGCAGGGCGATCGCCAATATGTTCCCGAACTCGTTCATCATCGTGACCGGAGGTAATCCGCAAAACGGTGTGTCAGAGGCCGAGCAGATGCGCAACATGCTTGTCGGCCTTGGGTATCCATCCGACCGCATCGTTGTGGAACCCCGGGCCAACAGCACGGTGCAGAATGCGCAGTTCTCGGTGCCGCTGGCCAAGCAGGCCGGCGCCTCGGGAATCATTCTGGTGACCAACTCGACCCATCAACAGCGCGCAGATCGGAACTTCACCGACGCGGGCGGCAACGTGCTGGCCACCGCGAGCTTCCCCGATGGCGATGCGCCGACCAACATCGGGCAGTTCATGCGCGACATCATCAGCCCGTTCCGCTGA
- a CDS encoding homoserine dehydrogenase, which produces MSDAIGVAILGLGNVGSEVARIIESSASDLAARIGAPLEIRGIGVRRVADDRGVPVELLTDDIDALVSRDDVDIVVELMGPVEPARRGILGALNAGKSVVTANKALLAQSAGELAEAAEKARVDLYFEAAVAGAIPVIRPLTQSLAGDSVIRVSGIVNGTTNYILSAMDTTGAGYDTALAEAGELGYAEADPTADVEGYDAAAKAAILASIAFHTRVSADDVYREGITKISADDFESARALQCTIKLLSICERLTDADGTQRVSARVYPALVPLTHPLASVNGAFNAVFVEAEAAGELMFYGQGAGGAPTASAVLGDLVMAARNRVQGGRGPRASRYAQLPIAPIGLIPTRYYVRMRVADKPGVLATVAAEFSKREVSIATVRQEGEVDETGARLVVLTHKATDAALSETVAALADLDVVLGVASVIRLEGTQE; this is translated from the coding sequence ATGAGTGACGCGATAGGCGTAGCGATCCTGGGCCTGGGCAACGTCGGCAGCGAAGTAGCGCGGATCATCGAGAGCAGCGCGAGTGACCTCGCCGCCCGCATCGGTGCGCCGCTGGAGATTCGCGGTATCGGTGTGCGCCGTGTGGCCGATGACCGCGGTGTCCCGGTCGAGCTGCTCACCGACGATATCGACGCGCTGGTTTCGCGAGACGACGTCGACATCGTCGTCGAGCTCATGGGTCCGGTGGAACCCGCACGGCGTGGCATTCTGGGTGCACTCAATGCGGGCAAGTCGGTGGTGACCGCCAACAAGGCGCTTCTGGCCCAGTCTGCCGGTGAGCTCGCCGAAGCTGCCGAGAAGGCAAGGGTTGACCTCTATTTCGAGGCGGCCGTGGCCGGCGCCATTCCCGTCATCCGGCCCTTGACCCAGTCGCTGGCTGGCGATTCGGTGATTCGGGTGTCCGGCATCGTCAACGGCACCACCAACTACATCCTGTCTGCCATGGACACCACAGGTGCCGGTTATGACACCGCACTTGCCGAGGCAGGGGAGCTCGGATACGCCGAGGCCGATCCGACCGCCGATGTCGAGGGCTACGACGCTGCGGCCAAGGCCGCTATTCTCGCGTCGATCGCCTTCCACACCCGGGTCAGTGCCGACGACGTATACCGCGAGGGCATCACGAAGATCAGTGCCGACGACTTCGAGTCGGCGCGCGCCCTGCAGTGCACGATCAAGCTGCTGTCTATCTGTGAACGGCTTACGGACGCCGATGGAACCCAACGAGTTTCGGCGCGGGTGTACCCGGCCCTGGTGCCGTTGACCCATCCGCTCGCGAGCGTCAACGGCGCGTTCAACGCGGTCTTCGTCGAGGCTGAGGCCGCCGGGGAACTCATGTTCTACGGCCAGGGCGCCGGCGGTGCGCCGACCGCATCTGCCGTGCTCGGCGATTTGGTGATGGCGGCGCGCAACCGAGTGCAGGGCGGACGCGGACCGCGGGCGTCTCGGTACGCGCAGCTGCCCATTGCGCCGATCGGTCTCATCCCGACCCGGTACTACGTGCGCATGCGCGTAGCCGACAAGCCCGGTGTGCTGGCCACCGTTGCCGCCGAGTTCTCCAAGCGCGAAGTCAGTATCGCCACCGTCCGGCAGGAGGGCGAGGTCGACGAGACGGGCGCCCGTCTGGTGGTGCTCACCCACAAGGCCACCGATGCTGCGCTCTCGGAAACCGTTGCTGCACTTGCCGACCTCGACGTGGTGTTGGGCGTCGCGAGTGTCATCCGGCTGGAAGGAACACAAGAGTGA
- the argS gene encoding arginine--tRNA ligase yields MTPADLADLLRSTATTVLDERGLDTSALPDTVTVERPRNPEHGDYATNVALQVAKKVGVAPRDLATWLVEALVANDAIAAAEIAGPGFVNLRIAADAQGTIVANILDAGENYGNSDAQGTHTINLEFVSANPTGPIHIGGTRWAAVGDALGRLLARQGAKVTREYYFNDHGAQIDRFVRSLIASAEGKEAPEDGYAGDYIADIAKQVLTRRPDALALPETEAAEVFREIGVDLMFTHIKKSLHEFGTDFDVFTHEDSMHTSGRVQEAIAQLRKTGNIYEKDGASWLRSSNFGDDKDRVVIKSDGNPAYIAGDIAYYLDKRERGFDLCIYMLGADHHGYIARLKAVAAALGYDADSVEVLIGQMVNLVRDGQPVRMSKRAGTVITLDDLVDAIGVDAARYALIRSSVDTSIDIDLQLWASASSENPVYYVQYAHARLCALARNAADLGLRHSTDHLELLTHEKEGALIRGLGEFGRILQNAAVLREPHRVARYLEDIAGDYHRFYDSCRVLPQGDETPGDLHAARLALCLATRQVIANGLDILGVSAPERM; encoded by the coding sequence GTGACTCCCGCCGACCTCGCCGACCTGCTACGTTCCACCGCTACCACGGTGCTGGACGAGCGAGGTCTGGACACGTCGGCGCTACCGGACACCGTGACCGTCGAACGCCCCCGTAACCCCGAGCACGGTGACTACGCCACCAACGTGGCCCTGCAGGTCGCCAAGAAGGTCGGCGTCGCCCCGCGTGACCTGGCCACCTGGCTCGTCGAAGCCCTCGTCGCCAACGACGCGATCGCTGCCGCGGAGATTGCCGGACCCGGGTTCGTGAACCTGCGGATCGCCGCCGACGCGCAGGGCACCATCGTCGCGAATATCTTGGACGCGGGCGAGAACTACGGCAATTCCGACGCGCAGGGCACGCACACCATCAACTTGGAGTTCGTCTCGGCCAACCCGACGGGGCCGATTCACATCGGAGGCACCCGGTGGGCTGCGGTCGGCGACGCGCTGGGCCGCCTGCTGGCCCGCCAGGGCGCCAAGGTCACCCGCGAGTACTACTTCAACGACCATGGCGCGCAGATCGACCGGTTTGTCCGCTCGCTCATCGCCTCGGCCGAGGGCAAGGAAGCTCCCGAGGACGGGTACGCCGGCGATTACATCGCCGATATCGCCAAGCAGGTCCTTACTCGGCGTCCCGATGCGCTCGCGCTGCCGGAGACCGAGGCTGCCGAAGTCTTTCGGGAAATCGGCGTGGACCTGATGTTCACGCACATCAAGAAGTCGCTGCACGAATTCGGCACGGACTTCGACGTTTTCACCCATGAGGACTCGATGCACACCTCGGGTCGGGTGCAGGAGGCCATCGCGCAGCTGCGTAAGACCGGCAACATCTACGAGAAGGATGGCGCGTCCTGGTTGCGTTCGAGCAACTTCGGTGATGACAAGGACCGCGTTGTCATCAAGAGTGATGGCAATCCTGCGTACATCGCCGGTGACATCGCCTACTACCTCGACAAGCGCGAGCGCGGCTTCGACCTGTGCATCTACATGCTCGGTGCCGATCACCACGGGTACATCGCACGCCTGAAAGCCGTTGCGGCGGCGTTGGGTTACGACGCCGACAGCGTTGAGGTGCTCATCGGTCAGATGGTCAACCTGGTGCGCGACGGTCAGCCGGTGCGGATGTCCAAGCGCGCGGGCACCGTGATCACTCTCGATGACCTGGTCGACGCCATCGGAGTCGATGCCGCGCGCTACGCGTTGATCCGGTCCTCGGTGGACACCTCGATCGATATCGATCTGCAGCTGTGGGCCTCCGCGTCTAGCGAGAACCCGGTCTATTACGTGCAATACGCGCACGCACGGCTCTGTGCACTGGCGCGCAATGCCGCGGATCTGGGCCTGCGGCACTCGACCGATCATCTCGAACTGCTCACCCATGAGAAGGAGGGTGCGCTGATCCGGGGGCTCGGCGAGTTCGGCCGCATTCTGCAAAACGCTGCGGTGCTGCGTGAACCGCACCGCGTCGCACGGTATTTGGAAGACATCGCCGGTGATTACCACCGGTTCTACGACTCGTGCCGGGTGCTCCCGCAAGGTGACGAAACACCGGGGGATCTGCACGCGGCACGCCTAGCGTTATGCCTTGCCACCCGGCAGGTCATCGCCAACGGCCTGGACATTCTCGGCGTGAGCGCACCGGAGCGGATGTGA